Proteins found in one Tsukamurella paurometabola DSM 20162 genomic segment:
- a CDS encoding DUF4190 domain-containing protein, whose protein sequence is MSTPNDPYGQQPDPNQYPQGEYPYSQQPYGQDPNAAGQYGQAPYSQPQYPGAPQYPGAPQYPGQPGYGGYGAPVGPNGEQLNDPDQTMGIVGLILSFFCSIPGLIVSWIALSKSKQRGYKNTIALIGVIIGGIGTVITVGYLILIVIGLAAAASDSSYLMNLLG, encoded by the coding sequence ATGTCAACGCCCAATGATCCGTACGGTCAGCAGCCGGACCCGAATCAGTACCCGCAGGGCGAGTACCCGTACAGCCAGCAGCCCTACGGCCAGGATCCGAATGCGGCGGGTCAGTACGGCCAGGCCCCGTACAGCCAGCCCCAGTACCCGGGCGCTCCGCAGTACCCCGGCGCTCCGCAGTACCCGGGCCAGCCCGGATACGGCGGCTACGGGGCGCCCGTCGGTCCCAACGGCGAGCAGCTCAACGACCCGGACCAGACGATGGGCATCGTCGGCCTCATCCTGTCCTTCTTCTGCTCCATCCCCGGCCTGATCGTCTCGTGGATCGCCCTGAGCAAGTCGAAACAGCGCGGCTACAAGAACACCATCGCGCTGATCGGCGTGATCATCGGAGGCATCGGCACCGTGATCACCGTGGGATATCTGATCCTCATCGTCATCGGTCTGGCCGCCGCCGCGAGCGACTCGTCGTATCTGATGAACCTGCTGGGCTGA
- a CDS encoding polyprenyl synthetase family protein: MEKTVTGVDLGSDEFAAGVRADLARVEQVIAEGIAEADGCVIEEALHLFEAGGKRFRPMFTILSGRIGGAMSDQVITAAAAMELTHLATLYHDDVMDEADARRGAPSANARWGNSIAILAGDYLFARASAFGADLGPRAVGVIAKCFGELVTGQMLELKGAGESDPVQHYLDTIWGKTGSLIATCGLLGALHGGAEEDLAQRMYRIGDAIGMAFQISDDIIDISSVAQQSGKTPGTDLREGVWTLPVLHALRDQGPDGDRLREILVGPVTDDALVAEAIEILGRSEGMKQARVTLDGYADTARAELAQLPESEARTALESLVTFTVARLG, from the coding sequence GTGGAGAAGACGGTGACCGGAGTCGACCTCGGGTCGGATGAGTTCGCGGCGGGTGTCCGCGCCGATCTGGCTCGCGTCGAGCAGGTGATCGCCGAGGGCATCGCCGAGGCCGACGGCTGCGTGATCGAGGAGGCCCTGCACCTGTTCGAGGCCGGCGGCAAGCGTTTCCGGCCCATGTTCACCATCCTCTCGGGCCGCATCGGTGGCGCGATGTCGGACCAGGTGATCACCGCTGCGGCCGCGATGGAGCTCACTCATCTCGCGACGCTGTACCACGACGACGTGATGGACGAGGCCGACGCGCGCCGAGGAGCGCCGTCGGCCAACGCCCGCTGGGGCAACTCGATCGCCATCCTGGCCGGCGATTACCTGTTCGCCCGCGCCTCCGCGTTCGGCGCCGACCTCGGCCCCCGCGCCGTGGGCGTGATCGCGAAATGCTTCGGCGAACTGGTCACCGGGCAGATGCTCGAACTGAAGGGCGCCGGCGAATCCGATCCCGTGCAGCACTACCTGGACACCATCTGGGGCAAGACCGGCAGCCTCATCGCCACCTGCGGGCTGCTCGGCGCCCTGCACGGCGGCGCCGAGGAAGATCTCGCGCAGCGCATGTACCGGATCGGCGATGCCATCGGTATGGCCTTCCAGATCAGCGACGACATCATCGACATCAGCTCCGTCGCGCAGCAGTCCGGCAAGACGCCCGGCACCGACCTGCGTGAGGGCGTGTGGACTCTGCCCGTGCTGCACGCACTACGCGACCAGGGCCCCGACGGTGACCGTCTTCGCGAGATCCTCGTCGGGCCGGTGACCGATGACGCGCTCGTCGCCGAGGCGATCGAGATCCTCGGCCGCTCGGAGGGCATGAAGCAGGCCCGCGTGACCCTCGACGGGTACGCGGACACCGCCCGCGCCGAGTTGGCGCAGCTGCCCGAATCGGAGGCGCGCACCGCGCTGGAATCGCTGGTCACCTTCACGGTCGCCCGCCTGGGCTGA
- the rplA gene encoding 50S ribosomal protein L1, with product MSKNSKAYKAAAEKVDKDKLYSPLEAVTLAKETSSTKQDATVEVAMRLGVDPRKADQMVRGTVNLPNGTGKTARVIVFAVGDKAEEAKAAGADEVGAEDLIEKIQGGWLEFDAAIATPDQMAKVGRIARVLGPRGLMPNPKTGTVTPDVTKAVGDIKGGKINFRVDKAANLHFVIGKASFDAKQLVENYGAALDEILRAKPSAAKGRYLKKVTVSTTTGPGIQVDPQRVSNLAEDEA from the coding sequence ATGAGCAAGAACAGCAAGGCCTACAAGGCCGCTGCCGAGAAGGTCGACAAGGACAAGCTGTACAGCCCGCTCGAGGCTGTCACGCTGGCCAAGGAGACCTCCTCCACCAAGCAGGACGCCACCGTCGAGGTCGCCATGCGCCTCGGTGTCGACCCCCGTAAGGCCGACCAGATGGTGCGCGGCACCGTCAACCTGCCGAACGGCACCGGTAAGACGGCCCGCGTGATCGTCTTCGCCGTCGGCGATAAGGCCGAGGAGGCCAAGGCCGCGGGCGCCGACGAGGTGGGCGCCGAGGACCTGATCGAGAAGATCCAGGGCGGCTGGCTCGAGTTCGACGCCGCGATCGCCACCCCGGACCAGATGGCCAAGGTCGGCCGCATCGCGCGCGTGCTCGGCCCCCGTGGTCTGATGCCGAACCCGAAGACCGGCACCGTGACGCCCGACGTCACCAAGGCCGTGGGCGACATCAAGGGCGGCAAGATCAACTTCCGCGTCGACAAGGCCGCGAACCTGCATTTCGTGATCGGCAAGGCGTCCTTCGACGCCAAGCAGCTGGTGGAGAACTACGGTGCCGCGCTGGATGAGATCCTGCGCGCGAAGCCGTCGGCGGCCAAGGGCCGGTACCTGAAGAAGGTCACCGTCTCGACGACCACCGGACCGGGCATCCAGGTGGACCCGCAGCGCGTGAGCAACCTCGCGGAGGATGAGGCGTAA
- a CDS encoding M48 family metalloprotease: protein MTLVAGFVLATGAIFGQEGFIVAIVGAAGLCTYLYMSGPTLPLRAMHARRVSELEQPLLYKVVRELSIAARQPMPAIYLSPTAAPNSFATGHDPAHAAVCCTQGLIDQLDERELRAVLGHELAHIHSRDTLVSSVAGAIGAVIVGLAGFGYLLGFGDGGARRSRVVDAMLSVLAPIAGGLIRLGVSRTTEYRADHDGALLTGDPSGLIRALRKTAAGVVTAPLPPDPEIAVHAHAMVVSPFREGERYARAFRIHPPLEERVRRLESLMD, encoded by the coding sequence ATGACGCTCGTCGCGGGGTTCGTCCTGGCGACCGGAGCGATCTTCGGGCAGGAGGGGTTCATCGTCGCGATCGTCGGCGCCGCGGGCCTGTGCACCTATCTCTACATGTCGGGCCCGACGCTGCCGCTGCGCGCCATGCACGCCCGCCGCGTGTCCGAGCTGGAACAACCGCTGCTCTACAAGGTGGTCCGTGAGCTGTCGATCGCCGCACGGCAGCCGATGCCCGCGATCTACCTCTCGCCGACTGCGGCCCCCAACTCCTTCGCCACCGGGCACGATCCCGCGCACGCCGCGGTGTGCTGCACCCAGGGACTCATCGATCAGCTCGACGAACGGGAACTGCGCGCCGTCCTCGGTCACGAGCTGGCACACATCCATTCCCGCGACACCCTCGTCTCGTCGGTGGCGGGAGCGATCGGCGCCGTCATCGTGGGCCTCGCCGGCTTCGGCTACCTCCTCGGTTTCGGTGACGGGGGAGCGCGGCGCAGCCGGGTGGTCGATGCCATGCTCTCGGTGCTCGCTCCGATCGCGGGCGGTCTGATCCGGCTGGGTGTGTCGCGGACCACCGAGTACCGCGCCGACCACGACGGTGCGCTGCTCACCGGCGATCCGTCCGGCCTGATCCGCGCGCTGCGCAAGACCGCCGCCGGGGTGGTCACCGCGCCGCTGCCGCCCGACCCCGAGATCGCCGTCCACGCCCACGCCATGGTGGTCAGCCCGTTCCGCGAAGGCGAGCGATACGCCCGCGCGTTCCGTATCCATCCGCCGCTGGAGGAACGCGTCCGTCGGCTCGAAAGCCTGATGGACTAG
- the rplK gene encoding 50S ribosomal protein L11 translates to MPPKKKKVAGLIKLQIQAGQANPAPPVGPALGQHGVNIMEFCKAYNAATESQRGNVIPVEITVYEDRSFDFKLKTPPAAKLLLKAAGVQKGSGEPHKTKVAKVTWDQVREIAETKKEDLNANDVDQAAKIIAGTARSMGITVE, encoded by the coding sequence ATGCCCCCGAAGAAGAAGAAGGTCGCCGGGCTCATCAAGCTGCAGATCCAGGCCGGGCAGGCCAACCCTGCTCCGCCCGTGGGTCCCGCGCTTGGTCAGCACGGCGTCAACATCATGGAGTTCTGCAAGGCGTACAACGCCGCGACCGAGTCGCAGCGTGGCAACGTCATCCCGGTCGAGATCACGGTCTACGAGGACCGTTCTTTCGACTTCAAGCTGAAGACTCCTCCGGCCGCCAAGCTGCTGCTCAAGGCAGCCGGCGTGCAGAAGGGCTCGGGAGAGCCGCACAAGACCAAGGTCGCCAAGGTGACCTGGGATCAGGTGCGCGAGATCGCCGAGACCAAGAAGGAAGATCTCAACGCGAACGACGTCGATCAGGCCGCGAAGATCATCGCCGGCACTGCTCGCTCGATGGGTATCACCGTCGAGTAG
- a CDS encoding TIGR04338 family metallohydrolase, whose translation MTTRDVQRAVVYRAEELVRGLFDHASGGRTVDVLGVPLTLPPEARFGSTASVQEYVDRVLRPGQVRVRPRAGAGGAHYERGAGRMPTVAVPDGRDGAWALRELVILHELAHHVVAERDGDAAAHGPAFTAAFIELAARVMGPEAGLALRIVYTESGAAVG comes from the coding sequence GTGACCACCCGCGATGTGCAGCGGGCGGTGGTCTACCGGGCCGAGGAATTGGTGCGCGGCCTGTTCGACCACGCCAGCGGCGGGCGCACCGTCGACGTGCTCGGCGTCCCCCTGACGCTGCCGCCCGAAGCTCGGTTCGGGTCCACGGCGTCAGTACAGGAGTACGTCGACCGGGTGCTGCGACCGGGGCAGGTGCGGGTGCGGCCCCGGGCCGGCGCCGGCGGGGCGCACTACGAACGTGGTGCGGGACGGATGCCCACCGTCGCCGTACCCGACGGGCGCGACGGTGCCTGGGCACTGCGTGAACTGGTGATCCTGCACGAACTGGCCCATCACGTGGTCGCCGAGCGCGACGGGGACGCCGCGGCGCACGGGCCCGCGTTCACCGCCGCCTTCATCGAGCTCGCGGCGCGGGTGATGGGGCCGGAGGCGGGGCTGGCGCTGCGGATCGTCTACACCGAATCGGGCGCCGCCGTCGGGTAG
- the nusG gene encoding transcription termination/antitermination protein NusG, with amino-acid sequence MSTPEQDQAEQNVQEDALVDDATAATEVEQGSDDEALIEVEESVFGADEPGDGAEIVAEEEPEEIDPVEELKAQLRTAPGDWYVIHTYAGYENKVKANLETRVQNLDVGDYIFQVEVPTEEVTEIKNGQQKRVNRKVLPGYILVRMDLNDESWGAVRNTPGVTGFVGLTSKPSPLTMNEVVKFLLPESARTKPAKDKGAAADGAAAASGGAVSQGPAVEVDFEVGESVTVMDGPFATLPASISEINAEQRKLKVLVSIFGRETPVELAFNQVEKII; translated from the coding sequence GTGAGCACCCCGGAGCAGGACCAGGCAGAGCAGAACGTCCAGGAGGACGCTCTGGTCGATGACGCCACCGCGGCCACCGAGGTCGAACAGGGCAGCGACGATGAGGCCTTGATCGAGGTCGAGGAGAGCGTCTTCGGCGCCGACGAGCCCGGCGACGGTGCCGAGATCGTCGCCGAGGAGGAGCCCGAGGAGATCGACCCCGTCGAGGAGCTCAAGGCGCAGCTGCGCACCGCCCCCGGCGACTGGTACGTCATCCACACCTACGCGGGCTACGAGAACAAGGTCAAGGCCAACCTCGAGACCCGCGTCCAGAACCTCGACGTCGGCGATTACATCTTCCAGGTGGAGGTTCCCACCGAAGAGGTCACCGAGATCAAGAACGGCCAGCAGAAGCGGGTCAACCGCAAGGTGCTGCCGGGCTACATCCTGGTGCGCATGGACCTCAACGACGAGTCCTGGGGCGCGGTCCGCAACACCCCCGGTGTCACCGGCTTCGTCGGCCTGACCAGCAAGCCCTCGCCGCTCACGATGAACGAGGTCGTGAAGTTCCTGCTCCCCGAGAGCGCGCGGACCAAGCCCGCCAAGGACAAGGGCGCTGCGGCCGACGGTGCCGCCGCCGCGTCGGGTGGCGCGGTCTCGCAGGGTCCTGCGGTCGAGGTCGACTTCGAGGTCGGCGAGTCGGTCACCGTCATGGACGGTCCGTTCGCCACCCTCCCGGCGTCGATCAGCGAGATCAACGCCGAGCAGCGCAAGCTCAAGGTGCTCGTCTCGATCTTCGGCCGTGAGACGCCGGTCGAGCTCGCGTTCAACCAGGTCGAGAAGATCATCTAG
- a CDS encoding demethylmenaquinone methyltransferase, translating into MARASLKKEAGEVASMFDGVARRYDRTNTLMTGGLDRYWRRRTRQLLELKPGEKVLDLAAGTGVSTVELARSGAWAAACDFSTGMLHAGAFRPVPMVAGDAMALPFADDSFDAATISFGLRNVQDTAAGLREMARVVRPGGRLVVCEFSTPTNGAFRALYENVALQAIQVVARGSSNPEAYTYLAESIKSWPDQAALARIIEESGWGRVRWTNLTGGIVALHSAVRPLG; encoded by the coding sequence ATGGCGAGGGCATCCCTGAAGAAAGAGGCCGGTGAGGTCGCGTCGATGTTCGACGGGGTCGCCCGCCGATACGACCGCACCAACACTCTGATGACCGGTGGACTCGACCGCTACTGGCGGCGGCGTACCCGGCAGCTGCTGGAGCTCAAGCCGGGCGAGAAAGTCCTCGACCTCGCCGCCGGAACCGGCGTCTCCACCGTCGAGCTCGCCCGCTCCGGCGCCTGGGCCGCGGCCTGCGACTTCTCCACCGGCATGCTGCACGCCGGCGCCTTCCGGCCGGTGCCGATGGTCGCGGGCGATGCGATGGCACTGCCCTTCGCCGACGATTCCTTCGACGCCGCGACCATCTCCTTCGGTCTGCGCAACGTCCAGGACACCGCCGCCGGCCTGCGCGAGATGGCGCGGGTGGTCCGGCCCGGCGGCCGGCTCGTGGTGTGCGAGTTCTCCACCCCCACGAACGGAGCCTTCCGCGCGCTTTACGAAAACGTCGCATTGCAGGCCATCCAGGTGGTCGCCCGCGGCTCGTCGAATCCCGAGGCCTACACCTACCTGGCCGAATCCATCAAGAGCTGGCCCGATCAGGCCGCCCTCGCTCGGATCATCGAGGAGTCCGGCTGGGGCCGTGTCCGCTGGACCAACCTGACCGGCGGCATCGTCGCGCTGCACAGTGCCGTCCGCCCGCTAGGCTGA
- the hadA gene encoding (3R)-hydroxyacyl-ACP dehydratase subunit HadA produces MSHEIDVPGGPVTEQLSPDEVAARTAAAVGYNYEYKDKYFVSREKVREFAQASQAYDPIHHDVEAARAAGYADLVAPPIMFSLIGIIAHRPLFEEAIVGYGRRPVVQSEQKAHFHAPVVAGMTLTTHVHFDAFRQAAGVDLIVTRNVISDQDGNLLVTSWTTLAGRSGEGEDPAFMDAMEKVMMYGAS; encoded by the coding sequence GTGAGCCATGAGATCGATGTTCCGGGTGGCCCGGTCACCGAGCAGCTCAGCCCCGACGAGGTAGCGGCCCGCACCGCCGCGGCCGTCGGCTACAACTACGAGTACAAGGACAAGTACTTCGTCAGTCGTGAGAAGGTGCGGGAGTTCGCTCAGGCCAGCCAGGCGTACGACCCGATCCACCACGATGTGGAGGCGGCCCGCGCCGCCGGCTACGCCGATCTGGTCGCACCGCCCATCATGTTCTCGCTCATCGGGATCATCGCGCACCGTCCGCTGTTCGAAGAGGCGATCGTCGGCTACGGCCGCCGCCCCGTGGTGCAGTCCGAGCAGAAGGCGCACTTCCACGCACCGGTGGTCGCTGGAATGACCCTCACGACGCACGTCCACTTCGACGCCTTCCGTCAGGCGGCGGGTGTCGACCTGATCGTGACGCGCAACGTGATCTCCGACCAGGACGGCAATCTGTTGGTCACGTCGTGGACCACCCTGGCCGGACGCTCCGGCGAGGGCGAAGACCCCGCGTTCATGGACGCTATGGAAAAGGTGATGATGTATGGCGCTTCGTAA
- the hadB gene encoding (3R)-hydroxyacyl-ACP dehydratase subunit HadB yields MALRNFADVTVGEELPERTFELTRGDLVNYAGVTGDPNPIHWSDHIVKIAGMDDVVAQGMLTMSLGSNYITEWLGDPGALKEYSVRFTAPVYVPADQKAELQYAGKIKSLDPETKTGVVLLTVKQGERKIFGKPIATVQFA; encoded by the coding sequence ATGGCGCTTCGTAATTTCGCGGACGTGACGGTGGGCGAGGAGCTCCCCGAGCGGACCTTCGAGCTCACCCGCGGCGATCTGGTCAACTACGCCGGCGTCACCGGCGACCCGAACCCGATCCACTGGTCGGATCACATCGTGAAGATCGCCGGTATGGACGACGTGGTCGCGCAGGGCATGCTCACCATGAGCCTCGGCTCGAACTACATCACCGAGTGGCTGGGCGACCCGGGTGCACTCAAGGAGTACAGCGTCCGCTTCACCGCGCCGGTGTACGTCCCGGCCGATCAGAAGGCCGAGCTGCAGTACGCGGGCAAGATCAAGTCGCTCGACCCCGAGACCAAGACCGGTGTGGTGCTGCTGACCGTCAAGCAGGGCGAGCGCAAGATCTTCGGCAAGCCGATCGCGACCGTGCAGTTCGCCTGA
- the rplJ gene encoding 50S ribosomal protein L10 → MANPEKVAAVAEIAEQFSKSTATVVTEYRGLSVGSITELRRSLGAGTTYSVAKNTLVKRAAADAGVVGLDELFEGPTAIAFIEGEPVDAAKAIKKFAKDNKALVIKGGYMDGKALSVAEVERIADLESREVLLAKLAGAMKGNLAKAAGLFNAPASQVARLAAALQEKKAAEEAAQ, encoded by the coding sequence ATGGCAAACCCCGAAAAGGTCGCAGCAGTCGCTGAGATCGCCGAGCAGTTCTCGAAGTCCACGGCCACCGTGGTCACCGAGTACCGCGGGCTGTCGGTCGGTTCCATCACCGAGCTGCGTCGTTCGCTCGGAGCGGGTACCACGTACTCCGTCGCCAAGAACACCCTGGTCAAGCGCGCCGCGGCTGACGCCGGCGTCGTGGGCCTGGACGAGCTGTTCGAGGGTCCGACCGCCATCGCCTTCATCGAGGGCGAGCCGGTCGATGCCGCTAAGGCGATCAAGAAGTTCGCCAAGGACAACAAGGCTCTGGTCATCAAGGGCGGCTACATGGACGGCAAGGCGCTGTCCGTGGCCGAGGTCGAGCGCATCGCCGATCTCGAGTCGCGCGAGGTGCTCCTGGCCAAGCTCGCCGGTGCCATGAAGGGCAACTTGGCGAAGGCCGCAGGCCTGTTCAACGCTCCCGCTTCGCAGGTCGCCCGTCTGGCCGCTGCGTTGCAGGAAAAGAAGGCCGCCGAAGAGGCTGCCCAGTAA
- a CDS encoding DUF2786 domain-containing protein — protein MDDDKLLARIGALLRQAEGTDNEHEAETFTEAAQRLATAASIDLAVARAHQRGRERARATPEQRTVRIGEAGRRGLRTFVELFVAIARSNDVRCDIASNSTFVFAYGFAEDIDACEALYASLVIQMVRASDAYIRSGAYKSETVQQLYEDRRTRRRWVETKPVAGVTARINFQSAFAARIGARLAEARAAETQEHAKRNEPGTAVALRDKEIELVSFYEAESTARGSWRGAAASAGYSDGARRAGDRAGRSARLGGHQELPGARGALRPGAGR, from the coding sequence ATGGACGACGACAAGCTGCTCGCCCGGATCGGCGCGCTGCTGCGGCAGGCGGAGGGCACCGATAACGAGCACGAGGCCGAGACCTTCACGGAGGCGGCGCAGCGGCTCGCCACCGCTGCATCGATCGACCTCGCCGTCGCTCGCGCACATCAGCGCGGCCGGGAGCGAGCCCGTGCGACGCCCGAGCAGCGCACCGTCCGGATCGGGGAGGCCGGACGGCGCGGCCTGCGCACCTTCGTGGAGCTGTTCGTCGCGATCGCCCGCTCCAACGACGTCCGCTGCGATATCGCGTCGAACTCCACCTTCGTCTTCGCCTACGGATTCGCCGAGGACATCGACGCGTGCGAGGCCCTGTACGCCTCGCTGGTGATCCAGATGGTGCGCGCTTCCGATGCGTACATCCGCTCGGGCGCCTACAAGTCGGAGACCGTGCAGCAGCTCTACGAGGACCGCCGTACCCGGCGCCGCTGGGTCGAGACGAAACCGGTCGCCGGGGTCACGGCCAGGATCAATTTCCAATCCGCATTCGCCGCCCGGATCGGGGCCAGGCTCGCCGAGGCCCGTGCCGCGGAGACCCAGGAGCATGCCAAGCGTAACGAGCCGGGCACCGCGGTCGCGTTGCGCGACAAGGAGATCGAACTCGTCTCGTTCTACGAGGCGGAGTCCACCGCGCGGGGGAGCTGGCGCGGTGCCGCCGCGTCGGCCGGCTATTCCGATGGTGCGCGGCGGGCCGGTGACCGCGCCGGCCGGTCGGCCCGGCTCGGCGGTCATCAGGAACTTCCGGGGGCACGCGGCGCGCTGCGCCCGGGTGCCGGGCGATGA
- a CDS encoding type IV toxin-antitoxin system AbiEi family antitoxin domain-containing protein, whose product MGKLLTRSYLLATGWTSAGISRAVAGAELIRLATGVYAKADDYPPWELYRMRVLATALSCDGVLSHESAAVLHDIPVLQPSRSDVHFTVDRSHGGGRRPGVHVHPRPLGDAEITTVDGARVTSRCRTALDVAMSGDLIRAVAAIDSVRLARRYPAPTDPVPVTLTALTETLDRLGRRRGSAIARRALALSVECSESAGESWSRMLMHAWGMPRPRLQTAYHLDGRTHFADFEWGSLVGEFDGRSKYGESADRRAATLEAEKERHAAFTAHGVEIVRWGWRDLIDDGLLQRKLAAAFARHGLPTAA is encoded by the coding sequence ATGGGGAAGTTGTTGACGCGCTCGTATCTCCTGGCAACAGGGTGGACCAGCGCTGGAATCAGTCGCGCCGTCGCCGGGGCGGAGCTGATTCGCCTCGCCACGGGCGTCTATGCGAAGGCCGACGACTACCCGCCCTGGGAGCTGTACCGGATGCGGGTGTTGGCGACGGCGTTGTCGTGCGACGGCGTGCTCAGTCACGAGAGCGCCGCCGTGCTCCACGACATCCCGGTGCTGCAGCCGAGTCGCTCCGATGTGCACTTCACGGTGGATCGGTCGCATGGCGGCGGTCGCCGACCGGGTGTGCACGTGCATCCGCGACCGCTCGGTGACGCGGAGATCACCACCGTCGACGGTGCGCGGGTGACGTCACGTTGTCGCACAGCCCTCGACGTCGCGATGTCGGGCGACCTCATCCGTGCGGTCGCAGCGATCGACAGCGTCCGATTGGCCAGGCGGTACCCGGCTCCGACCGACCCCGTTCCGGTGACCCTCACGGCGCTCACCGAGACCCTCGACCGGCTCGGACGACGACGAGGCTCGGCGATCGCACGACGAGCCCTGGCGCTGTCCGTCGAGTGCAGCGAATCGGCGGGGGAGTCCTGGTCGCGAATGCTCATGCACGCCTGGGGTATGCCGAGGCCGCGCCTACAAACCGCCTACCACCTGGACGGACGCACCCACTTCGCCGACTTCGAGTGGGGCTCGTTGGTGGGTGAGTTCGACGGTCGGAGCAAATACGGTGAATCAGCGGATCGCCGCGCGGCGACCCTGGAGGCGGAGAAGGAGCGGCACGCCGCCTTCACCGCGCACGGAGTGGAGATCGTCCGGTGGGGGTGGCGCGATCTGATCGACGACGGGCTCCTGCAACGAAAGCTGGCGGCGGCGTTCGCACGGCACGGTCTGCCGACCGCGGCGTGA
- the secE gene encoding preprotein translocase subunit SecE produces the protein MSDEHDDATTGTAGDSAAEDGVKQARPTGKRGGRRGNTALAEQVTKGVTEYASRNEPEKPPRRNPFAAIWLFLRQVVAELRKVIWPTRSQMINYTIIVLVFVVVLTAFVSLLDLGFAKLMLWAFG, from the coding sequence GTGAGCGACGAGCACGACGACGCGACCACCGGCACCGCCGGCGACAGCGCCGCCGAGGACGGCGTCAAGCAGGCCCGCCCCACCGGCAAACGTGGCGGACGGCGCGGTAACACCGCGCTCGCCGAGCAGGTCACCAAGGGCGTCACCGAGTACGCCTCGCGCAACGAGCCGGAGAAGCCTCCGCGGCGGAATCCGTTCGCCGCGATCTGGCTGTTCCTGCGTCAGGTGGTCGCCGAGCTGCGCAAGGTCATCTGGCCGACCCGCAGCCAGATGATCAACTACACGATCATCGTGTTGGTGTTCGTGGTGGTCCTCACCGCGTTCGTGAGCCTGCTGGACCTCGGCTTCGCCAAGCTGATGCTGTGGGCATTCGGCTGA
- a CDS encoding DUF4190 domain-containing protein, translated as MTRPEYDPSQPYAPYGSPGYPSPGYPQHPGYPAYPGYPVPPGEHQDPDNALGIVGLILSVAGCSPVGLVVSWIALNKSRQRGYKNTLALVGAIIGGVFTGFLVLVLVFYVVIFALALSTVGATSLV; from the coding sequence ATGACGCGGCCCGAGTACGACCCGAGCCAGCCCTACGCCCCGTACGGATCGCCGGGGTACCCATCGCCGGGCTACCCGCAGCATCCGGGTTACCCGGCGTATCCGGGCTACCCGGTCCCGCCGGGCGAGCACCAGGATCCCGACAATGCGCTGGGCATCGTCGGCCTGATCCTGTCGGTCGCCGGCTGCTCCCCCGTCGGACTGGTGGTCAGCTGGATCGCGCTGAACAAGTCCCGACAGCGCGGCTACAAGAACACCCTGGCGCTGGTGGGCGCGATCATCGGCGGTGTCTTCACCGGATTCCTGGTGCTGGTGCTGGTGTTCTACGTGGTGATCTTCGCCCTGGCCCTGTCGACGGTGGGTGCGACGAGCCTGGTCTGA
- a CDS encoding YajQ family cyclic di-GMP-binding protein produces the protein MADSSFDVVSKIDRQEVANALNQASKELSQRYDFRGTNTTVEASGEDKIVITSDAEERAKAGLEVFQEKLIKRGISLKAFDAGDPVASGKTYKITGTLVEGITSENAKKISKLIRDEGPKSVKPQIQGDELRVSSKSRDDLQAVQALLKNADLDIAVQFVNYR, from the coding sequence ATGGCCGATTCGTCATTCGACGTGGTGAGCAAGATCGACCGCCAGGAGGTCGCCAACGCCCTCAATCAGGCATCGAAGGAACTGAGCCAGCGGTACGACTTCCGCGGCACCAACACCACTGTCGAGGCCTCGGGCGAGGACAAGATCGTCATCACCTCCGACGCCGAGGAGCGGGCCAAGGCCGGCCTCGAAGTGTTCCAGGAGAAGCTGATCAAGCGCGGTATCTCACTCAAGGCCTTCGACGCCGGCGATCCTGTCGCCTCGGGGAAGACCTACAAGATCACCGGCACCCTGGTCGAGGGGATCACCAGCGAGAACGCGAAGAAGATCAGCAAACTGATCCGCGACGAGGGACCGAAATCCGTCAAGCCGCAGATCCAGGGCGACGAGCTGCGCGTCTCCAGCAAGTCCCGCGACGATCTGCAGGCCGTCCAGGCGCTGCTGAAGAACGCCGACCTCGACATCGCCGTCCAGTTCGTGAACTACCGCTAG
- the rpmG gene encoding 50S ribosomal protein L33, protein MASSTDVRPKITLACEVCKHRNYITKKNRRNDPDRLELKKFCPNCGSHQAHRESR, encoded by the coding sequence GTGGCTTCATCGACAGATGTTCGCCCCAAGATCACCTTGGCGTGCGAGGTGTGCAAGCACCGCAACTACATCACCAAGAAGAACCGTCGCAACGATCCCGATCGCCTCGAGCTGAAGAAGTTCTGCCCGAACTGCGGCTCGCACCAGGCGCACCGCGAATCGCGCTAG